Part of the Macadamia integrifolia cultivar HAES 741 unplaced genomic scaffold, SCU_Mint_v3 scaffold_179A, whole genome shotgun sequence genome is shown below.
ggtagctACCAAACTCCAATTTTAAAGCCTTCTTTTCAATTTTAGTAACATTTTTACACTCTTAATTCCCTAAAAGCGGCATCAAATTTCAGTGGCTGAACgaaactttgatttttttaacagtttttttttttttttaaagcatcaTCAGCACACGGGCCAATGAGAGGATGCCCAGAAACATCTTCAGCTCAAGATACAAACAAGTCCATTGTCATGTCCTTCATTACTGCTGTCCCTCCCAGACAAAAGATACAAACATTGGAAAGCCCTCTTCCTCATCATGCAAGTCTGCAATGGTTTTCCTCTTTTACCTTCGtttggttttattattattgctatACGCTTGTTTAACTGGATGATAAATCATTTTAAGCTTACTTGTATTCCCTTCTAGCACTTCTAAAATGGAATGGTAATAACAATCTGGAGCTTACAAAAATATCACCCAGATACACATGATTTTGATCAGTTTCTTTCAAACCACTGAAGCACACCAAACTAAATGTAGAGGGCAATACAAAGACAATAAGAAAGAAGCAAGCAAAAACATCAAGAGAGAATGAAATACAAAACCCACATCAAAGTCTAATGTTCAATATCAGATCTATCTATGAGGCAAGAACCTCTTAATTTCCCTAGGCAGCTCATTCCCTAGAATCTTCCAGTTTCAAGTACCATAGaactcttaccaaaaaaaaaataccatagacctaattaattaaaaattcatttgcTACTGGTAACACGGGCAACAGAAAATCAACATCCTCACCTATCCTTCATTACTCCATTTTAAGAGCTCCGGTGCACAAACTTTTCGTCTTCATCGTGAGCATTCCGAGGGCCTCAATATAGGAATAAACTTCAAAATACTTGGCTTTACCAAGAAGATTTAGAGCTCTAACCTTACCGTTTACTGGGTTAAATAAATCTAGAGTGCCGTCACATCCCAGTAAAACCTTACCGTTCTTGAAGCCCCATGGATTTATAAGTCTGTTGTATCCATTAATATCTGAGAAATTAATGGAGAGCTGTTTGGTCCAAGTAGTAGTATTCTCCAATCCATCATCCATTTTCACCCATAATTCATACCGTTCTTGCTCAAATCCACCATAAAACATAGAAAGACGGCCTCCCAATGCAGTCAAGCGCACTGATCTTGCAGAATAATCAATGGGGGGCAATGGAATTTCCTTGAACTTCTCATTTCCAACATTAAATGAAACAATAACGGGATTCAAATCAGACTTCAAATAAGTCAAAATCCAATGTGGACAACCTCCAAACACCTGAGATTTTTCGTCCCGAAGAGGATACTGAacttctccaatgcttctccaaGTAGTACTTGTCCCCATTGTGTACACAATAGCTTCATATTTATTGAGGCCAGTCCTCCTTTCTGCCAAGACCTTAAATTTACCAGAAATATGATcataaccaaaccctaaaaaaggGCTACTACATAATTTTCTAGCTATAGTATCATTATGTGGCGGCAATTGCTTGAACTTTCTTGTAGTAGGATTCAACAAATACACAGTGTATGTGTGACAATACTTAAAGGTTAAGCACAACAACCCATTGCAAGAACCTACCAATTTCATTTGCCTTGTAGTGGTAGGTTTCTGGAAAGGTACATCGAGTCGGATTGGAGGTTTGCGAGGTGAGTGAATATCTACTTTATATATGTTATATGCAGTTGCAACGATAACAGTAGTAGTAGAGGTATTCTCCATTTCAAACTGTCGGTTCAAGTGCATcttaataaaattagggttatgGAATCGTAAGTAATCTCTGATTACGCACCTGAATCGAAAGAGAGTCTTCACAGGTAGACTCAACAAGATTTTATCCTTCATTTCAGTTGGGAGATTGGGAAATGCCGTCCTGGTATAAGACATACTCATCGTCGTCTCTTTTCTCAGTTTCTTCGTTTCTTCTGtctgtttctccattttttttctttctctatggTCTTTCTTCtcagttggaacttggaagagatagagaggaagaaagagagatactataagaaaggaaaaagtaGCTGTGACTTTCGATCTCCCTCGCGAGTCTCGAATCTCCCGCTCCGAGGCCCGCCCAAAGCCCCAGTGCTAAATTTTCTTTCCCCATGGATGATATCATGATAGGACCTCTTCgcccaataaaagaaaagatgataGGACCccttaagaagaaagaaataaaga
Proteins encoded:
- the LOC122071050 gene encoding F-box/kelch-repeat protein At3g23880-like, encoding MEKQTEETKKLRKETTMSMSYTRTAFPNLPTEMKDKILLSLPVKTLFRFRCVIRDYLRFHNPNFIKMHLNRQFEMENTSTTTVIVATAYNIYKVDIHSPRKPPIRLDVPFQKPTTTRQMKLVGSCNGLLCLTFKYCHTYTVYLLNPTTRKFKQLPPHNDTIARKLCSSPFLGFGYDHISGKFKVLAERRTGLNKYEAIVYTMGTSTTWRSIGEVQYPLRDEKSQVFGGCPHWILTYLKSDLNPVIVSFNVGNEKFKEIPLPPIDYSARSVRLTALGGRLSMFYGGFEQERYELWVKMDDGLENTTTWTKQLSINFSDINGYNRLINPWGFKNGKVLLGCDGTLDLFNPVNGKVRALNLLGKAKYFEVYSYIEALGMLTMKTKSLCTGALKME